One Rhododendron vialii isolate Sample 1 chromosome 2a, ASM3025357v1 genomic region harbors:
- the LOC131312771 gene encoding DEMETER-like protein 2 isoform X1, whose product MRVECEHFKSESARNTLTGLQEKRTSCSNSLITSVESKVDCEQTCERDNEDLVVDTSKAIGKTQKAASVSALGKRRTEHVVYELLNSHPVLVRQDSKEPDCTYPYLLAIWTTGATSNRSMILIPPKKSFIIH is encoded by the exons ATGAGAGTGGAATGCGAGCACTTTAAAAGTGAATCGGCAAG GAATACCCTGACAGGACTGCAAGAGAAAAGAACATCATGTTCCAACAGTCTCATTACATCTGTGGAAAGCAAGGTTGACTGCGAACAAACATGTGAGAGAGATAATGAAGATTTGGTGGTTGACACATCAAAAGCTATTGGTAAAACACAGAAAGCTGCTTCAGTTTCCGCACTTGGGAAAAGGAGGACAGAGCACGTTGT CTACGAGCTTCTGAATTCACACCCTGTTCTGGTAAGG CAAGACAGCAAAGAACCTGATTGCACGTATCCATACCTACTTGCTATATGGACAACAGGTGCAACCTCTAATAGAAGTATGATTTTAATACCTCCAAAAAAATCCTTTATAATCCACTGA
- the LOC131312784 gene encoding DNA glycosylase/AP lyase ROS1-like has product MNNKLAQWNKKCLDRIAGERKGIDLEWLRTAESDKAKNYLMSIQGLGLKSVEFERLLTLRHLAFPVRPYHLYNVKPQCSSQVLSTCPDLFLEKVDTNVVRIVVRLGWVPIELLPEGIQMHLLKKEGPFTN; this is encoded by the exons ATGAACAACAAACTTGCTCAATGGAACAAG AAGTGCCTTGATCGTATAGCTGGCGAGCGAAAAGGCATTGACCTGGAGTGGTTAAGAACTGCTGAATCTGACAAAGCAAA GAATTACTTGATGAGTATTCAAGGTTTGGGATTAAAAAGTGTAGAATTCGAACGACTTTTGACTTTAAGGCATCTGGCATTTCCAGTAAGACCTTATCACCTTTACAATGTAAAACCTCAATGTAGTTCACAAGTTCTATCGACGTGCCCTGATTTGTTTCTTGAAAAGGTTGACACCAACGTTGTTCGGATAGTAGTTCGCCTAGGATGGGTTCCCATTGAATTACTACCAGAGGGAATTCAGATGCATCTTCTGAAAAAGGAAGGACCATTTACCAATTAG
- the LOC131312771 gene encoding protein ROS1C-like isoform X2: MRVECEHFKSESARNTLTGLQEKRTSCSNSLITSVESKVDCEQTCERDNEDLVVDTSKAIGKTQKAASVSALGKRRTEHVVYELLNSHPVLQDSKEPDCTYPYLLAIWTTGATSNRSMILIPPKKSFIIH; encoded by the exons ATGAGAGTGGAATGCGAGCACTTTAAAAGTGAATCGGCAAG GAATACCCTGACAGGACTGCAAGAGAAAAGAACATCATGTTCCAACAGTCTCATTACATCTGTGGAAAGCAAGGTTGACTGCGAACAAACATGTGAGAGAGATAATGAAGATTTGGTGGTTGACACATCAAAAGCTATTGGTAAAACACAGAAAGCTGCTTCAGTTTCCGCACTTGGGAAAAGGAGGACAGAGCACGTTGT CTACGAGCTTCTGAATTCACACCCTGTTCTG CAAGACAGCAAAGAACCTGATTGCACGTATCCATACCTACTTGCTATATGGACAACAGGTGCAACCTCTAATAGAAGTATGATTTTAATACCTCCAAAAAAATCCTTTATAATCCACTGA